Proteins encoded in a region of the Coffea eugenioides isolate CCC68of chromosome 4, Ceug_1.0, whole genome shotgun sequence genome:
- the LOC113768630 gene encoding uncharacterized protein LOC113768630, with protein MMQDQVLIPACFSSSEKLMDDSAGVTRSGQSVFMSVYRTKIADQCRLITITWCKNLLLHGLSVSVEGPEGESQYTCKVELKPWYFWRKQGSKRFLVEVYDEEVVLLIGDLKKDAYRKTGCRPALIDPLLVSRKEHIFGKKKFFTSVKFHEKGRIHEIAIECKSRSNNSGNLSNANSPNGVDPEMEIRIDGNLVIHVKHLQWKFRGNDSIKMNKVRLEVYWDVHDWLFSPGLRHALFIFKPTLVSSSPSLVSTSSSPPFASSLSSQTVSSGSLEGFSASGSSDFCLFLYAWSYN; from the exons ATGATGCAGGACCAAGTTCTCATTCCTGCCTGCTTTTCATCCAGTGAGAAGCTGATGGATGATTCAGCTGGAGTAACCAGGTCAGGACAGAGTGTTTTCATGTCAGTTTATCGGACAAAAATTGCAGATCAATGCAGGTTGATCACCATTACTTGGTGCAAAAATTTGCTACTCCATGGCCTTTCTGTTTCAGTTGAAGGGCCTGAAGGAGAGAGCCAGTATACATGCAAAGTTGAGCTGAAGCCATGGTACTTCTGGAGAAAACAAGGATCAAAACGCTTTCTTGTTGAAG TTTATGATGAAGAAGTTGTGCTACTTATTGGTGACTTGAAGAAGGATGCCTATAGGAAGACAGGCTGCAGACCAGCTCTTATTGATCCCCTTTTAGTATCAAGGAAAGAACATATATTTGGTAAGAAGAAGTTTTTCACTAGCGTTAAGTTTCATGAGAAGGGGAGAATACATGAGATTGCAATTGAGTGCAAAAGCCGAAGCAACAACAGTGGGAACCTCAGTAATGCAAATTCTCCAAATGGGGTTGATCCTGAGATGGAGATAAGGATAGATGGGAATTTGGTTATTCATGTCAAACACCTGCAGTGGAAATTCAGAGGCAATGATtcaattaaaatgaataaagTAAGATTAGAAGTGTATTGGGATGTTCATGATTGGCTATTTAGTCCTGGTTTAAGGCATGCACTGTTCATCTTCAAACCAACATTGGTATCATCATCTCCTTCATTAGTATCAACATCATCCTCTCCACCATTTGCATCTTCCTTGTCTTCACAAACAGTGAGTTCTGGTTCATTGGAGGGGTTTAGTGCAAGTGGTTCATCTGATTTTTGCCTGTTTCTCTATGCTTGGAGTTACAATTAG
- the LOC113768928 gene encoding berberine bridge enzyme-like 22, protein MGSRHALKSFLLIPLFVLVTCNAFEDFLHCISTSSKENIEKYIHKPNSPEYSSLLKYAQKISRWSNSTSAFPLFIVTPYHEAQMRAIILCSKKLGLQVRVKSGGHDYEGLSYRCRSPFIMIDLCNLKSINIDLESETAWIQTGVTLGQLYYAIAQKSKTHAFAGGLCPTVGSGGHISGGGVGTLLRKYGLAADNVVDARVMDANGQILDRKKMGEDLFWAIRGGGGASFGVVLAWKLKLSRVPEQVTTFTVRRKLDRDNIKLIQKWQNIAHQFPEDLFVRMILQNPAPVVKGGEKIVQISFQGLYLGTADKLVTLSSRYLPEFGIKKECYQVPWIKSALYFASKTPKSSLQYLLSKRSTPAYDKAKSDFVTRPIPDKAWVLIKKMFLEEDSPMMILDPFGGRMSQICESELPFPHRNGTLYNIQYLVNWKHNNQSESNKHIEWIRRLHKKMEPFVSQYPRAAYINYRDLDLGVNEEEYKYEEAKTWGEMYFKDNFEKLARIKSKVDPSNFFRNEQSIPLLF, encoded by the exons ATGGGTAGTAGACATGCTCTTAAATCCTTTTTGTTGATACCATTATTTGTCTTGGTAACCTGTAATGCATTTGAagattttcttcattgcatatCCACCAGTTCCaaagaaaacattgaaaaatatattcacaaGCCTAATTCTCCAGAATACTCATCACTCCTGAAATATgcccaaaaaatttcaagatggTCAAATTCAACATCTGCATTCCCTCTTTTTATTGTCACACCATATCATGAGGCCCAAATGAGAGCCATTATTCTTTGCAGCAAAAAGCTTGGTTTACAAGTCAGAGTCAAGAGTGGGGGACATGACTATGAAGGCCTCTCATACCGCTGTCGATCCCCGTTCATCATGATTGATCTATGCAATCTCAAATCCATTAACATTGATCTGGAAAGTGAAACTGCCTGGATTCAAACTGGGGTGACTCTAGGCCAACTTTACTATGCAATTGCTCAAAAAAGTAAAACCCATGCATTTGCTGGTGGGCTATGTCCTACAGTTGGATCAGGTGGGCACATAAGTGGTGGAGGCGTAGGGACTTTGTTAAGAAAGTATGGTCTTGCTGCTGACAACGTTGTAGATGCAAGGGTTATGGATGCCAATGGACAAATTCTTGACAGGAAAAAAATGGGTGAAGATTTGTTTTGGGCTATACGGGGAGGTGGAGGAGCAAGTTTTGGGGTAGTACTTGCATGGAAACTCAAGCTATCTCGTGTTCCTGAGCAGGTTACAACTTTCACAGTTCGTAGAAAGCTTGATCGTGACAATATAAAATTGATCCAGAAATGGCAAAATATTGCCCATCAATTTCCTGAAGATCTTTTCGTGAGAATGATCCTTCAAAATCCAGCACCAGTAGTAAAAGGAGGAGAAAAGATTGTTCAGATTTCCTTTCAAGGTTTGTATCTTGGGACGGCTGATAAACTTGTTACTTTATCAAGCCGATACTTGCCGGAATTTGGGATAAAG AAAGAATGCTATCAAGTTCCATGGATCAAATCAGCGCTTTATTTCGCGTCAAAAACACCGAAAAGTTCGTTGCAGTATTTGTTGAGCAAAAGGAGCACGCCTGCTTATGACAAGGCAAAATCTGATTTTGTTACACGACCAATACCAGATAAGGCATGGGTATTGATAAAGAAAATGTTTCTTGAAGAAGACAGTCCCATGATGATATTAGATCCTTTTGGTGGAAGAATGAGCCAAATTTGCGAGTCTGAACTTCCATTCCCACACAGGAATGGGACATTGTATAACATACAATACTTGGTAAATTGGAAGCACAATAACCAAAGTGAGAGCAACAAGCATATTGAATGGATAAGAAGGCTCCATAAGAAAATGGAGCCATTTGTTTCTCAATATCCTAGAGCTGCATATATTAATTACAGGGATCTTGATTTGGGGGTCAATGAAGAGGAGTACAAGTATGAAGAAGCAAAGACATGGGGAGAAATGTACTTCAAAGACAATTTTGAAAAgttggcaaggataaagagcAAGGTTGATCCTAGCAACTTCTTCAGGAATGAACAAAGTATTCcacttttattttga
- the LOC113768929 gene encoding berberine bridge enzyme-like 22, which translates to MIAKKSKTHAFAGGLCPTVGSGGHISGGGVGTLLRKYDLAADNVVDARVMDANGQILNKRKMGEDLFWAIMGSGGASFGVILAWKLKLSCVPEQVTAFTVRRKLDRGNIKLIQRWQNIAHQFPEDLFVRMILQNPAPVVKGGKKIVQISFQGLYLGTADKLVTLSSRYLP; encoded by the coding sequence atgattgcTAAAAAAAGTAAAACTCATGCATTTGCTGGTGGGCTATGCCCTACAGTTGGATCAGGTGGGCACATAAGTGGTGGAGGTGTAGGGACTTTGTTAAGAAAGTATGATCTTGCTGCTGATAACGTTGTAGATGCAAGGGTTATGGATGCCAATGGACAAATTCTTAACAAGAGAAAAATGGGTGAAGATTTGTTTTGGGCTATAATGGGAAGTGGAGGAGCAAGTTTTGGGGTAATACTTGCATGGAAACTCAAACTATCTTGTGTTCCTGAGCAGGTTACAGCTTTCACAGTTCGTAGAAAGCTTGATCGTGGCAATATAAAATTGATCCAGAGATGGCAAAATATTGCCCATCAATTTCCTGAAGATCTTTTCGTGAGAATGATCCTTCAAAATCCAGCACCAGTTGtaaaaggaggaaaaaagatTGTTCAGATTTCCTTTCAAGGTTTGTATCTTGGGACGGCTGATAAGCTTGTTACTTTATCAAGCCGATACTTGCCGTAA
- the LOC113767421 gene encoding berberine bridge enzyme-like 22, whose protein sequence is MFLEEDSPMMILDPFGGRMSQICESELPFPHRNGTLYNIQYLMNWKHNNQNESNKHIEWVRRLHKKMEPFVSQSPKAAYINYRDLDLGVNGEGYKYEEAKTWGEMYFKDNFEKLARIKSKVDPNNFFRNEQSIPLLF, encoded by the coding sequence ATGTTTCTTGAAGAAGACAGCCCCATGATGATATTAGATCCTTTTGGTGGAAGAATGAGTCAAATTTGCGAGTCTGAACTTCCATTCCCACACAGGAATGGGACATTGTATAACATACAATACTTGATGAATTGGAAGCACAATAACCAAAATGAGAGCAACAAGCATATTGAATGGGTAAGAAGGCTCCATAAGAAAATGGAGCCATTTGTTTCTCAATCTCCTAAAGCTGCATATATCAATTACAGGGATCTTGATTTGGGGGTCAATGGAGAGGGGTACAAGTATGAAGAAGCAAAGACATGGGGAGAAATGTATTTCAAAGACAATTTTGAAAAgttggcaaggataaagagtAAGGTTGATCCTAACAACTTCTTTAGGAATGAACAAAGTATTCcacttttattttga